The Terriglobus roseus region TTGCGTACTACCGCCAGCCCCAGCAAGTACGAGCGAGATACAGAGGCCGCCCACCCCACCGGAGATTCCAGCAAGCCCATAACCAGCAGAACTGAGTAGTGTGCCGAGCACGAGTAGGGTTCGGGCGTTCCATACTCTCGCTAGTTGCGATGAGGGGAGCTGGAGCGCCGCCAAAGTTCCTACATTTAGCCCTCGCAACAGAGCGAGTGCTACGTAGTCTAGCGAGAAGTCTGTCTGCCAAATGGGGAGCAGGACATAGGTCATATCCATGAAGCCGTCATGGAGCGCATGGGCGAGGCTCGCCAGGGCAAGCGTCCGTCTGGCATCTCGCGTTGACGCGAGAGGCTCACTCACTCTGTCGTTTGGCTGGTTGCTCTTCGCCGTATCCCACCTCAATGAACTGATGTCCATTGCAAGTGGACATCAGTTCAGCCTGGGTGTTCTAGAACGATCTTGCGGTCAACGCCGAGGAGAGATGACGCTTCGCCGGTACTGACTTGGTGTCATGGCATAAACACTTCTAAAGTGCCGTCCAAAATGGCTCTGGTCCGAGAACCCCAGAGACAGAGCGACATCGCTCAGGCTGTTTCCTTCTGAGATCAATGTCCTTGATTTCAGTAGTCGGGCCCGTGCGTGAAATGCCAGTGGCGAGAGACCAATGAACTTGGTGAATGTATGAGCAAGATGGTATGGACTGATACACGCTCGAGCGGAAAGTGAAGCCAGAGAGGGCACTCTATCAAGCGATTGCAGAAGGTAAGCTTTCATCTCAGTGACGAAAGATGGAGCACGCGATTGCTTTTCATCTTTCGCGGAGTCTGCCACTGCAAGCGTCGCTTGTATGTGTGAGAGGAGAGTTTCCTTGCCCTCGCCCATCTTGGCTTCCTGAAGAGATTGGTAGGTAGCGAGGAAATGGTCGAACAGGGTCAAGTCAGACAACTCGATCGGGATGCGTGTCAACCGCTCACTGAGGGGTAGAGCTGGAAACGTTGCGATCTTAAAGCTAGTCTTCTCATGTTTAATGCCGTTAGCCTTATGAACGAGATTGGGGGGCAGAAGCACCAGACGTCCCGGCTTGGCAACTACGGTTCCAGACTTGAACTGATAGCGTCGCTCACCTTGAGTCACCGCGACAAATTGCCAACCGTCGTGAAAGTGCCAGCCGGTGTCAAACTTGTCCACAAGTGTGCCATCGTAGAGTTCGGCTCCGTCGATCACTCCACTTCGCGAGAGCTTGAGCGGCTTAGAGCCCCGGTCCACCTCGCACATGTTGCCGCCCAAGTTCATAGTTCGATTCTATCGACGAAACAGTACGCATTGCTGTTGGTGCCGGGAAGCCTTCTATTGCAGTCATCGCCTATGCGACGTTGAAAGTTCCTGGGGAGTTATTCGTCTTGATCCTTGAGATAGACCGGTGGAATTTCCAGCCCATCGCGCTCTCGGTCCCACGAGACCTGCACAATGTACCAGCGCGATCCGCTGCGGAATAACTCAAAGGACTTGACTCCACGCACAAAGGGATGAGGTGCGGTCGGTATCTGTCTCTCGCGTCTTCCTGATGGACTGGAAGAATATGCAAGCCAGACGAGGAACGCGACTAGAGGCAAGGATAAAAGTATCCTCTTCATCACCAACGATCGGACTGGACCCGCAAGTTTTTTCACAGTGCTGTCAGCAATCGCCTCAATAAACAGCTTCGATTATCGGCATTTTCGACTGCTGACTCCAGGCCAATGTACTTATCGAGCAAGGACTTGAGCCGACATCGGCGCTAAACGGATCCTCTGGTTGTTAGGAGTCAAAAGAAGCTCGATTTGCCCGGAATTCTCGAATTGATGGTATGAATTGCGATAAACGGCACAGGGGATTTTTTCGGCACCAAAATGTCGCGTGTTTTTGATGGAGTGCACCCGCTGCTATGCCTCCGCAAAACCGGCACCAAAACTGGCACCGAGGTTCTCTCGTATCGTTCTTATTCCAGGAGGGATATGAGGACGCGTTAGATCAAGATAAGGAAATTTGTGATTGAAAAGCAGCGCTATAAGATCATGTAGTTACTTAAAACGGTACCTGAAGTCCTCCGATCTTTCTGGTGCCGGTTTTGGTGCCGGTTTGTACCGGAATTTGGTGCGATTTGGTGCGATTCAGTGCAACAGGTCATGGCCGCTCAAACCCGCATGAATACTGGCGATTTGCGATTTCTTTCGACCTCATGCGAGGGTGTGCAAAACGACAAAAAACGGACTCAAAATCCGCCGAGGGCAACCTCGTGGGGGTTCGCCCCCCCTCCCGGCACCAAGATTTTAAAAGACTTATAGCGGCTGCTCTGGTGGCTGCTCGTTTCTACGAAGTGGCCGAATTGCTGTTTGGGAGCGCTATGATCTGCAATGTCTTGCGGAGAGTGACATTCCCCGAATTTCCGGAGCTTAGCCGAGGTCGGATCGGCGTCAAGGCCGCGCATCCGCGCGCCGCTTCGCGGTCGCAGAGCCTTGACGCCGACTCCTGAACCTCGGCAGATCATCTCAACATCCGGGGAATATCATTACGGAGCAACTGCCTACTTCGCGCCAGACGCGATCCGCTCCACCACCTACAGCCGGTGTGCCGGAGACAGATGGCTATAGCGGGCCGACACCGTGATCGTCTTATGACCGGCTGCTTCCTGGATCTCCTTAATGCTTGTCCCTGCCATGGCGAGCCAGGAGCAAAACGTGTGGCGATTGGAATGCCACACGTTTCGCTTATTCCAGCATCCTCCAGGCTAGGTTGAAACCACGAGCGAGTGTCGAACCGCCCCTTGCTGTCCTCACGAGAGAACACGGGATCAGAGGCATGCTGCCTCAGGCGCTTGAGTGATTCGAGAGCCGCAGTTGCATCGGAATGGCGTTCAGGTCGTCCGAGGAGAACCTGTCGCAGTACGCTCCATCCACTGACCTTGTGCAAGGGTCAGTTCCCTGTTGACTCCAGCTACTTCAAGGCTTCTTCGTGGTTTTCTTTGCTGCCTTCTTAGTAGTCTTCTTTGCAACTTTCTTTGTGGTTTTCTTCGCTGCTTTCTTTGACGTGGTCTTTGGTGATGAGCTAGACGGCTTCGATTTCGGATAGATCAGAGCCGCGAATTTGTAGTCAGTCTCGTCGATGTCGAGACCGCCGATAATGGGCCGGCCATCCTTGGTAATGCTGCCTGGAAGTTGATAACACATAATTGACTTCGCATCGGCAGCGGTGCCGCGAAGTGTGGACTCGTTGATCGGCGTCAGAACCTGTGCACGAATCTCATCTTCGCTCCAGCCCTGCGTGCGTTCGAAGTAGGCGATGGTCTTCGCAACGTCTAGCTTAGCCACCAACGCCTTGCGCATATGTTCGTGTGGAAAGCCGAGGGTGTGGCCCGTTTCATGACGTACGACGCGATGAAACTCTGACTCAGGCATCTTCATTGTGAAGCCTTCGAGATTCATCGTCTGCTGACTCTTTGCGATATGCAGAATATCGGTGCCCAGATAAGACCAGTAGCCGCCATTGTCTCCGCCCGTTCTAGCGATGCGGACCTGCGGATCCGTGGAGGCCTCGACAAAAGTTACGTTGGCCGTTTTAGCCCAGGCATTCATGTGCAGCAGTAATCTCTTCCTCAGAGCTGTCTCCGGATTATCCAGAAATCCAACGGTGAGTTTGACTCCCTGCAATCCCCAATATTTCGTTGTGACCACGGCAATGCGTTCTGGTGTTGGTGCAAATCCCGGCACCAAGCGAGTAAGCCGCTCAAGAGGCGCATGGTTTAACGGATTAATAGTGGAAGCTGTCTTTGCCGCCGCAACCAATTTTGAGGCGGGCAAGCTCTTGGGTGTGCAGGTTAAGTACTCCATTGTGCAATCCTCCCTCTAATTCTTCTTTGTTCTGGTTGCTGTTTTTCGCGCAGACGATTTCTTGCTTGTTGCGCGGGCTTTTCCAACTTCTAGGGTTGTGATGTGGACGATCCCATCGGACGCTTTCAGATCATCTGTGGAAACGAATTCACTTTCTGCCTCAAGCTCAGCAACGAGCAATTGCCGCGGCACTTCTGTGCCGGATTTCGTGCTGCCAAATTTTCCCGATTTTGTGGAGCAGAGTGTATCCAGCCGATTGTGTGTTCCCTCTCCACCCTTGCGAGCGAACATCTTCCATA contains the following coding sequences:
- a CDS encoding helix-turn-helix domain-containing protein, producing the protein MNLGGNMCEVDRGSKPLKLSRSGVIDGAELYDGTLVDKFDTGWHFHDGWQFVAVTQGERRYQFKSGTVVAKPGRLVLLPPNLVHKANGIKHEKTSFKIATFPALPLSERLTRIPIELSDLTLFDHFLATYQSLQEAKMGEGKETLLSHIQATLAVADSAKDEKQSRAPSFVTEMKAYLLQSLDRVPSLASLSARACISPYHLAHTFTKFIGLSPLAFHARARLLKSRTLISEGNSLSDVALSLGFSDQSHFGRHFRSVYAMTPSQYRRSVISPRR
- a CDS encoding M12 family metallopeptidase — encoded protein: MEYLTCTPKSLPASKLVAAAKTASTINPLNHAPLERLTRLVPGFAPTPERIAVVTTKYWGLQGVKLTVGFLDNPETALRKRLLLHMNAWAKTANVTFVEASTDPQVRIARTGGDNGGYWSYLGTDILHIAKSQQTMNLEGFTMKMPESEFHRVVRHETGHTLGFPHEHMRKALVAKLDVAKTIAYFERTQGWSEDEIRAQVLTPINESTLRGTAADAKSIMCYQLPGSITKDGRPIIGGLDIDETDYKFAALIYPKSKPSSSSPKTTSKKAAKKTTKKVAKKTTKKAAKKTTKKP
- a CDS encoding tyrosine-type recombinase/integrase → MWHSNRHTFCSWLAMAGTSIKEIQEAAGHKTITVSARYSHLSPAHRL
- a CDS encoding MFS transporter, producing the protein MDISSLRWDTAKSNQPNDRVSEPLASTRDARRTLALASLAHALHDGFMDMTYVLLPIWQTDFSLDYVALALLRGLNVGTLAALQLPSSQLARVWNARTLLVLGTLLSSAGYGLAGISGGVGGLCISLVLAGAGGSTQHPLASAAVSRAYGSRARGPLGTYNFAGDLGKALLPPLVSVLLTLMRWRAALWIVAGLGLLVCVALRCLMPAVPAGETEPNAMSSSDQGNSSERGFWMLFVIGVLDTATRMGFLLFLPFLLKAKGAGLTTVGLSLSL